A window of Clavibacter michiganensis contains these coding sequences:
- a CDS encoding aldose 1-epimerase family protein, protein MPDDVTYVPRLPTGQQHELTAEVDGRSQRIVIAEVGAALRVLQVDGTDLVQSYPDHARPPFCSGIVLAPWPNRIRDGIWEHGGVTHQLDITEVDRENAIHGLLQHSPYRLAERDDVSVTLAADVHPQRGYPFALETSVRYELTGSGVRVTHLIRNVGSADAPVAVGTHPFLRVGDVPTEDLEVVIDAPTHIEVDPVRLNPTGVQAPVDGTRYDLRQGVRVRDAQLDDAWADARVVDGVSRHGVQAPDGRRTEIWADGEFTYWQVFVTPWYPVADGHVWAVAVEPMTAPADAFNSGDGLITLAPGSEWSGTWGIDLHD, encoded by the coding sequence GTGCCCGACGACGTGACGTACGTACCCCGCCTCCCCACCGGCCAGCAGCACGAGCTCACCGCGGAGGTGGACGGCCGCTCCCAGCGCATCGTGATCGCGGAGGTCGGGGCGGCGCTCCGGGTCCTCCAGGTCGACGGGACCGACCTCGTCCAGTCCTACCCGGATCACGCGCGGCCCCCCTTCTGCAGCGGGATCGTGCTCGCGCCCTGGCCCAACCGGATCCGCGACGGCATCTGGGAGCATGGCGGCGTCACGCACCAGCTCGACATCACCGAGGTCGACCGCGAGAACGCGATCCACGGGCTGCTCCAGCACTCGCCGTACCGCCTCGCGGAGCGCGACGACGTCTCCGTGACGCTCGCCGCCGACGTCCACCCGCAGCGCGGCTACCCCTTCGCCCTCGAGACGAGCGTGCGCTACGAGCTCACGGGCTCCGGCGTCCGCGTCACGCACCTGATCCGCAACGTCGGCTCGGCCGACGCGCCCGTCGCCGTCGGCACGCACCCCTTCCTCCGCGTGGGCGACGTGCCCACCGAGGACCTCGAGGTCGTCATCGACGCGCCCACCCACATCGAGGTGGATCCCGTGCGCCTCAACCCCACGGGCGTCCAGGCCCCGGTCGACGGCACCCGCTACGACCTGCGCCAGGGCGTGCGCGTCCGCGACGCGCAGCTCGACGACGCGTGGGCCGACGCCCGCGTGGTCGACGGCGTCAGCCGCCACGGCGTGCAGGCGCCCGACGGCCGACGCACCGAGATCTGGGCCGACGGCGAGTTCACGTACTGGCAGGTCTTCGTCACGCCGTGGTACCCGGTCGCCGACGGGCACGTGTGGGCGGTCGCGGTGGAGCCGATGACGGCGCCGGCCGACGCGTTCAACTCGGGCGACGGCCTCATCACGCTCGCGCCCGGATCCGAGTGGTCGGGCACCTGGGGCATCGACCTGCACGACTGA
- a CDS encoding VOC family protein encodes MTDTSATTAALDSITGVHHVRLSVTDLGRSRAFYEGVLGLTPAIESEGDASDPAVREDPAQYFGGVIYGVGSQLLGLRPIADGDASGDDAAFDPATRGLDHVSLQVGSRDDLVRAAALFEERGIAHGEVIDFPTGMSILSVQDPDDINVELVVAG; translated from the coding sequence ATGACCGACACCAGCGCGACCACCGCAGCCCTCGACTCCATCACCGGCGTGCACCACGTGCGCCTCTCCGTCACCGACCTCGGCCGTTCGCGTGCCTTCTACGAGGGCGTGCTGGGCCTCACCCCCGCCATCGAGAGCGAGGGTGACGCGAGCGACCCCGCCGTGCGCGAGGATCCCGCCCAGTACTTCGGCGGCGTGATCTACGGCGTCGGCTCGCAGCTGCTCGGCCTCCGCCCCATCGCGGACGGTGACGCCTCGGGCGACGACGCCGCGTTCGACCCCGCCACCCGCGGCCTCGACCACGTGAGCCTCCAGGTCGGGTCGCGCGACGACCTCGTGCGCGCGGCCGCCCTGTTCGAGGAGCGCGGCATCGCCCACGGCGAGGTCATCGACTTCCCCACGGGCATGTCGATCCTCTCCGTGCAGGACCCGGACGACATCAACGTGGAGCTCGTCGTCGCGGGCTGA
- a CDS encoding glycoside hydrolase family 68 protein — MTKRIRRGLSASAAATLVVASALLAGGSAQAAGTTPPRPTVHTQKAYAPEDDFTAHWTRADAKQIAKLSDPTAAPRTNSMPEALTMPQVPQDFPTMTDQAYVWDTWPLTDSSGQTYSVDGYDVIFALTAPRTLSFDDRHTYAKIGYFTRPTGTPTKERPDNGGWTYQGNVFEDGVTDGIFPDQSFTQQAEWSGSARIMADGTVKLFFTDVAFYRDAKGQDVKPADPVISLSQGRVEKVDGAVALKGFETVTPLMRPDGKRYQTNEQNWSTNFRDPFTFTDPDHPGKTYMVFEANVAGKRGEQECDATDLGYRKGDPAAEDPKEVTARGANYQMASIGLAVADDADLTKWHYLDPLLESACVTDQTERPEVMIENGKHYLFTISHRSTFAAGIDGPEGVYGFVGNGLRSDYKPMNGGSGLVLGNPTNLNYAGGTAYAPDYNQTPGAFQAYSSYILPGGLVESFIDAVGSKESFRRGGTLGPTVKLEFDGDTSELDRGYGEGGLGGYADIPTTRVFDPAHPPQ, encoded by the coding sequence GTGACCAAGAGAATCAGGCGCGGGCTGTCCGCGTCCGCTGCGGCGACCCTGGTGGTGGCGTCCGCGCTGCTCGCCGGCGGATCCGCCCAGGCCGCGGGCACGACGCCGCCGCGGCCCACCGTGCACACCCAGAAGGCGTACGCGCCGGAGGACGACTTCACGGCCCACTGGACCCGCGCGGACGCCAAGCAGATCGCGAAGCTGTCCGACCCGACCGCGGCGCCCCGGACGAACTCCATGCCCGAGGCGCTCACCATGCCGCAGGTGCCGCAGGACTTCCCGACGATGACCGACCAGGCGTACGTCTGGGACACCTGGCCGCTCACGGACTCGTCGGGCCAGACCTACAGCGTCGACGGCTACGACGTGATCTTCGCGCTCACCGCCCCGCGCACCCTGTCGTTCGACGACCGGCACACATACGCCAAGATCGGCTACTTCACGCGGCCCACGGGGACCCCGACGAAGGAGCGCCCGGACAACGGCGGCTGGACCTACCAGGGCAACGTGTTCGAGGACGGCGTCACGGACGGGATCTTCCCCGACCAGTCGTTCACGCAGCAGGCCGAGTGGTCGGGATCCGCGCGGATCATGGCCGACGGCACGGTCAAGCTGTTCTTCACCGACGTGGCGTTCTACCGCGACGCGAAGGGGCAGGACGTGAAGCCCGCCGACCCGGTGATCTCGCTCAGCCAGGGGCGCGTCGAGAAGGTCGACGGCGCGGTCGCGCTGAAGGGCTTCGAGACGGTGACCCCGCTGATGCGCCCGGACGGGAAGAGGTACCAGACCAACGAGCAGAACTGGTCCACCAACTTCCGCGACCCGTTCACGTTCACGGATCCCGACCACCCGGGCAAGACGTACATGGTGTTCGAGGCGAACGTCGCCGGGAAGCGCGGCGAGCAGGAGTGCGACGCGACCGACCTCGGCTACCGGAAGGGCGACCCCGCGGCGGAGGACCCGAAGGAGGTGACCGCGAGGGGCGCGAACTACCAGATGGCCTCCATCGGCCTCGCGGTCGCGGACGACGCGGACCTCACGAAGTGGCACTACCTGGATCCGCTGCTCGAGTCGGCCTGCGTCACCGACCAGACCGAGCGGCCCGAGGTGATGATCGAGAACGGCAAGCACTACCTGTTCACCATCAGCCACCGGTCGACGTTCGCGGCCGGCATCGACGGCCCCGAGGGCGTCTACGGCTTCGTGGGCAACGGCCTGCGCAGCGACTACAAGCCGATGAACGGCGGATCCGGTCTCGTGCTCGGCAACCCGACGAACCTCAACTACGCGGGCGGCACCGCGTACGCGCCCGACTACAACCAGACGCCGGGCGCGTTCCAGGCGTACTCGAGCTACATCCTCCCGGGCGGGCTTGTGGAGTCGTTCATCGACGCCGTCGGCTCGAAGGAGTCCTTCCGCCGCGGAGGGACGCTCGGGCCGACGGTGAAGCTGGAGTTCGACGGCGACACCTCGGAGCTCGACCGCGGCTACGGCGAGGGCGGGCTCGGCGGGTACGCCGACATCCCGACGACCCGGGTGTTCGACCCGGCGCACCCGCCGCAGTAG
- a CDS encoding copper resistance CopC family protein: MTPGDRIPARTGRRPLWRLAAAVAGAALATGALALVGLAQGSGPDGALSASAHNYLVSSSPAAGSTVDAPPSEVTLTFNDVILDLAAAGGGGGDASTGSAPASGGSSVVQVTGPDGQGTHFETGCATDSGRTVSVPVALGGSGQYTVTWRVVSADGHPVSDSIAFTYQAPAGATASAGTPDGPGCAAAQEGATGSGATSSGGAGSSAADPGTAAGQEQGVAPYLGVIVGVGIGIVVLAAAAVVLIVVTGRRKPAAAAATGDAGGDAPRDGGPPAA, from the coding sequence GTGACGCCCGGAGACCGGATCCCGGCCCGCACCGGCAGGCGCCCGCTCTGGCGGCTCGCCGCGGCGGTCGCCGGTGCCGCGCTCGCGACCGGGGCGCTCGCGCTCGTCGGGCTCGCGCAGGGGAGCGGGCCCGACGGCGCGCTGTCGGCGTCCGCGCACAACTACCTCGTGTCGAGCTCGCCCGCGGCCGGTTCCACGGTCGACGCGCCGCCGTCGGAGGTCACGCTCACGTTCAACGACGTGATCCTCGACCTCGCCGCGGCGGGCGGGGGCGGCGGCGACGCGTCGACCGGGTCCGCGCCCGCCTCGGGCGGCTCGTCCGTGGTGCAGGTGACGGGACCCGACGGGCAGGGCACGCACTTCGAGACCGGCTGCGCGACGGACTCCGGACGCACGGTCTCGGTGCCGGTCGCGCTCGGCGGATCCGGGCAGTACACGGTCACGTGGCGCGTGGTCTCCGCGGACGGGCACCCGGTCTCCGACTCGATCGCGTTCACGTACCAGGCGCCCGCGGGCGCGACGGCATCGGCGGGCACGCCCGACGGGCCGGGGTGCGCGGCGGCGCAGGAGGGGGCGACCGGATCCGGTGCGACCTCGTCGGGCGGCGCCGGGTCGTCCGCCGCCGATCCGGGCACCGCGGCCGGCCAGGAGCAGGGCGTCGCGCCGTACCTCGGCGTCATCGTCGGCGTGGGCATCGGGATCGTCGTGCTCGCTGCGGCCGCCGTCGTCCTCATCGTGGTGACCGGTCGGCGGAAGCCGGCCGCGGCGGCCGCGACGGGTGACGCCGGTGGCGACGCCCCGCGCGACGGCGGCCCGCCCGCCGCCTGA
- a CDS encoding alpha-lytic protease prodomain-containing protein, producing the protein MPRTPARRTRAVVVVVAAAAVIATGTLAVATAMRPEGRPAAGEATADAPTATPSAEPDAIDRQIDKRRIFALRSDRAYVEKVAAASDTVSSDWTGLRLTPAEAAEFARQETLPAKLEEMRAILAPLGASGGVWVENPVAEPQVMVVAIVGEVGPDVRETIAEIAGADPLRVTTAERTEQQLMDIGAALDATPAGRAGWLTGWGVDITRDRVSVSVDPAAPASVEADLVASSGDVFSFTRQGPATVGTG; encoded by the coding sequence ATGCCCCGCACGCCCGCGCGCCGGACCCGTGCCGTCGTCGTCGTCGTCGCGGCCGCCGCCGTCATCGCGACGGGCACCCTCGCCGTCGCGACGGCCATGCGGCCGGAGGGGCGCCCGGCGGCCGGGGAGGCCACCGCCGACGCGCCGACCGCGACCCCCTCCGCCGAGCCCGACGCGATCGACCGGCAGATCGACAAGCGCCGGATCTTCGCCCTGCGCTCCGATCGCGCCTACGTCGAGAAGGTGGCCGCCGCATCCGACACCGTGTCCAGCGACTGGACGGGCCTCCGCCTCACGCCGGCCGAGGCCGCCGAGTTCGCGCGCCAGGAGACGCTGCCGGCGAAGCTCGAGGAGATGCGCGCGATCCTCGCCCCGCTCGGCGCGTCCGGCGGCGTGTGGGTCGAGAACCCGGTCGCCGAGCCGCAGGTGATGGTCGTGGCGATCGTCGGCGAGGTCGGGCCCGACGTCCGGGAGACGATCGCGGAGATCGCGGGCGCGGACCCGCTGCGGGTCACGACCGCGGAGCGCACCGAGCAGCAGCTCATGGACATCGGCGCCGCCCTCGACGCGACCCCGGCGGGACGCGCGGGCTGGCTCACGGGATGGGGCGTCGACATCACCCGCGACCGCGTCAGCGTCTCGGTCGATCCCGCCGCCCCGGCCTCGGTGGAGGCCGACCTCGTCGCGTCCTCCGGCGACGTCTTCAGTTTCACCCGCCAGGGCCCGGCGACCGTCGGCACGGGCTGA
- a CDS encoding glycoside hydrolase family 32 protein, whose translation MTASPSRPPAAGLARRARDRIRPLAHRHRRALVVAVAILLVAALVVAALVVAVRGVTGADRGPVAPPPPAPRAADDGIHIRPSGEFMNDPQRPFLLDGVWHAYALVNADHPTGNGSSWRHYTSTDMVTWHDEGIAIDKYDTPLGDAETGSVVVDTGNTSGLGGGTVIAILTQQSEGVQRQSLYYSTDGGYRFRPYAGNPVMENPGGPDFRDPKVVWDGEHGRWSMALAEGRRIGFYTSPDLIHWTYRSDFARDDLGTMETPDVFPIASADDPSRVRWVLGVGADGAAEGRGTGYAYWVGDFDGERFTTDDDAPRWLDQGADLYAGVTWADPADGTAPTRRYAMGWTSSWAYAGRLPLRDGGAGGGQSLVRELRLVPDGAGWALRSAPLDALTGREGDARAIPDARIAAATPLADAPRGPSRLRLTLTPDPADPARETRVRLASPEGGTVTVGYDAARRQAFVVRDDDPDGIMPDAYDRPATAPLPDAAPGDTVTLDLVLDDRTIEAFVDGDAAVLTSATVGTLDGAGLSVEAVDGTTRVTDASWAPFDGGR comes from the coding sequence ATGACCGCATCCCCGTCACGCCCGCCCGCCGCCGGGCTCGCGAGACGCGCGCGCGACCGGATCCGGCCGCTCGCCCACCGCCATCGCCGCGCCCTCGTCGTGGCCGTCGCGATCCTCCTGGTCGCCGCGCTCGTCGTCGCCGCGCTCGTCGTCGCCGTGCGCGGCGTCACGGGCGCAGACCGCGGGCCCGTCGCGCCCCCGCCGCCCGCGCCCCGCGCCGCCGACGACGGCATCCACATCCGCCCCTCGGGCGAGTTCATGAACGACCCGCAGCGCCCCTTCCTGCTCGACGGCGTCTGGCACGCCTACGCGCTCGTCAACGCCGACCACCCCACGGGCAACGGATCCTCGTGGCGGCACTACACGTCGACCGACATGGTCACGTGGCACGACGAGGGCATCGCGATCGACAAGTACGACACCCCGCTCGGCGACGCGGAGACCGGCAGCGTCGTGGTCGACACCGGGAACACGTCCGGGCTCGGCGGCGGCACGGTCATCGCGATCCTCACGCAGCAGTCCGAGGGCGTGCAGCGGCAGTCCCTCTACTACTCGACCGACGGCGGCTACCGCTTCCGGCCCTACGCGGGCAACCCCGTCATGGAGAACCCGGGCGGCCCCGACTTCCGCGACCCGAAGGTGGTGTGGGACGGCGAGCACGGGCGGTGGAGCATGGCGCTCGCGGAGGGCAGGCGCATCGGCTTCTACACGTCGCCCGACCTCATCCACTGGACCTACCGCTCCGACTTCGCGCGCGACGACCTCGGCACGATGGAGACGCCCGACGTCTTCCCCATCGCGAGCGCGGACGATCCCAGCCGCGTCCGCTGGGTCCTCGGGGTCGGCGCGGACGGCGCCGCCGAGGGCCGCGGCACGGGCTACGCGTACTGGGTCGGCGACTTCGACGGCGAGCGCTTCACGACCGACGACGACGCCCCGCGCTGGCTCGACCAGGGCGCCGACCTCTACGCGGGGGTCACCTGGGCGGATCCGGCCGACGGCACCGCGCCCACCCGCCGCTACGCGATGGGCTGGACGAGCAGTTGGGCCTACGCGGGGCGGCTGCCGCTGCGGGACGGCGGCGCGGGCGGCGGCCAGTCGCTCGTGCGCGAGCTGCGGCTCGTGCCCGACGGCGCCGGCTGGGCCCTGCGCTCGGCTCCCCTCGATGCGCTGACCGGTCGCGAGGGCGATGCCCGGGCCATCCCGGACGCGCGCATCGCTGCCGCGACCCCGCTCGCCGACGCACCCCGCGGCCCCTCGCGCCTCCGGCTCACGCTCACGCCCGACCCGGCGGATCCCGCGCGCGAGACCCGCGTGCGGCTCGCCTCCCCGGAGGGCGGCACCGTCACGGTCGGCTACGACGCGGCCAGGCGGCAGGCGTTCGTCGTGCGCGACGACGACCCGGACGGGATCATGCCGGACGCGTACGACCGACCCGCGACCGCGCCGCTGCCCGACGCGGCACCCGGGGACACGGTGACGCTCGACCTCGTCCTCGACGACCGCACGATCGAGGCCTTCGTCGACGGCGACGCCGCCGTCCTCACGAGCGCGACGGTCGGGACCCTCGACGGCGCCGGCCTCTCCGTGGAGGCCGTCGACGGCACCACGCGCGTGACCGACGCGAGCTGGGCGCCGTTCGACGGCGGCCGCTGA
- a CDS encoding YcnI family protein — protein sequence MTTSSPSAPRRRILRSATALVGGVALAVAVPLAASAHVRVSPDQAAAGSYSTLTFKVPTESATATTTSVTVDLPKDAPFSSLSTEPVPGWTAKVTTEKLDTPVKTDDATITDAPVEVTWTADDGVGIKAGEFQRFTVSVGPVPDTGSIMLPAHQGYSDGSVVDWDQATPASGEEPEHPAPTLYVDDAPPADSMSAMTTTAAPDTTVTTAASDTSATSSAVAVGLGVGGLALGAVALVVAVFALTRVRREGGGQA from the coding sequence ATGACCACCTCATCCCCCTCCGCTCCCCGCCGCCGGATCCTCCGCTCGGCGACCGCGCTCGTCGGCGGCGTCGCGCTCGCCGTCGCCGTGCCGCTCGCGGCTTCCGCGCACGTGCGCGTCTCGCCCGACCAGGCCGCCGCCGGCAGCTACAGCACGCTGACCTTCAAGGTCCCGACGGAGTCCGCGACCGCGACGACCACGAGCGTCACCGTCGACCTGCCGAAGGACGCCCCCTTCTCGAGCCTCTCCACCGAGCCCGTGCCCGGCTGGACCGCCAAGGTCACGACCGAGAAGCTCGACACCCCCGTGAAGACGGACGACGCGACCATCACGGACGCGCCCGTCGAGGTCACCTGGACGGCCGACGACGGCGTGGGCATCAAGGCCGGCGAGTTCCAGCGCTTCACGGTCTCGGTCGGACCCGTGCCCGACACCGGCAGCATCATGCTCCCCGCGCACCAGGGCTACTCGGACGGATCCGTCGTCGACTGGGACCAGGCGACGCCGGCGTCCGGCGAGGAGCCGGAGCACCCCGCGCCCACGCTCTACGTGGACGACGCCCCGCCCGCCGACTCCATGAGCGCGATGACGACCACGGCGGCGCCCGACACGACCGTCACGACGGCGGCGTCCGACACGAGCGCGACGAGCAGCGCGGTCGCGGTGGGCCTCGGCGTGGGCGGGCTCGCCCTCGGCGCGGTGGCCCTCGTGGTCGCGGTCTTCGCGCTCACCCGCGTGCGCCGCGAGGGCGGCGGCCAGGCGTGA
- a CDS encoding MarR family winged helix-turn-helix transcriptional regulator, which yields MTMTDPLALESQVCFQAVVAARTVVAVYRPILEPLGLTHTQYLVMLALWERDDRSVSDLGSTLQLEPATLTPLLKRLQAAGFVDRARSAVDERVVVVSLTEAGRELRGRAVDVPAQAAARTGLTVAELEALRDALDDVVGRLTGALPDGGAA from the coding sequence ATGACGATGACGGACCCCCTGGCGCTCGAGAGCCAGGTCTGCTTCCAGGCGGTGGTGGCCGCCCGCACCGTGGTGGCCGTCTACCGGCCGATCCTCGAGCCGCTCGGGCTGACGCACACGCAGTACCTCGTGATGCTCGCGCTGTGGGAGCGGGACGACCGCTCGGTGTCCGACCTCGGATCCACCCTGCAGCTGGAGCCCGCCACGCTGACGCCGCTGCTCAAGCGCCTGCAGGCCGCCGGCTTCGTCGACCGGGCCAGGAGCGCCGTGGACGAGCGCGTCGTCGTGGTCTCCCTCACGGAGGCCGGCCGTGAGCTCCGCGGCCGCGCCGTGGACGTGCCCGCGCAGGCGGCCGCGCGCACCGGCCTGACCGTCGCCGAGCTCGAGGCGCTGCGCGACGCGCTCGACGACGTGGTGGGGCGGCTCACGGGCGCGCTCCCGGACGGCGGGGCGGCCTGA
- a CDS encoding LysR family transcriptional regulator: protein MLEMRRLRLLRELKLRGTIGAVADALSFSPSSVSQQLAQLEREAGVPLLRRVGRRVVLTPQAEILVEHTTALLERLERAETEVNASLANVSGTIRVAAFQSALLALVPPALTILRDDYPDLRVEITMREPESGLHDVWARDHDLVIAEQYPAHAAPRPADLDREELCVDPLRLGLPPGRDDVRSISDARRLPWVMEPAGTASRHFAEQVCRVAGFEPDVRYVTADLQAHIDLVRGGHAASVLPDLVWAGREPDVRLIGLPGSPRRTVFTSSRVGSLDRPGIRACRDALARAVEVMGPGGG from the coding sequence GTGCTCGAGATGCGACGGCTGCGGCTCCTGCGCGAGCTCAAGCTCCGCGGCACGATCGGCGCGGTCGCTGACGCGCTGTCGTTCAGCCCGTCGTCGGTGTCGCAGCAGCTCGCGCAGCTGGAGCGCGAGGCCGGCGTCCCGCTCCTGCGCCGCGTCGGCCGGCGGGTGGTGCTCACGCCGCAGGCCGAGATCCTCGTGGAGCACACGACCGCGCTGCTGGAACGGCTGGAGCGGGCCGAGACCGAGGTGAACGCGTCGCTCGCGAACGTGTCCGGCACCATCCGCGTGGCGGCGTTCCAGTCGGCGCTGCTCGCGCTCGTGCCGCCGGCGCTCACGATCCTCCGCGACGACTACCCCGACCTGCGCGTCGAGATCACGATGCGCGAGCCCGAGTCCGGCCTGCACGACGTGTGGGCGCGCGACCACGACCTCGTCATCGCCGAGCAGTACCCGGCGCACGCGGCGCCGCGGCCGGCCGACCTCGACCGCGAGGAGCTGTGCGTGGATCCGCTCCGCCTCGGCCTCCCACCCGGCCGCGACGACGTGCGCTCGATCTCCGACGCGCGTCGCCTGCCGTGGGTGATGGAGCCCGCGGGCACGGCGTCCCGCCACTTCGCCGAGCAGGTGTGCCGGGTCGCGGGCTTCGAGCCGGACGTGCGGTACGTGACGGCCGACCTGCAGGCGCACATCGACCTGGTGCGCGGCGGGCATGCGGCCTCCGTGCTGCCGGACCTCGTGTGGGCCGGCCGCGAGCCCGACGTGCGGCTCATCGGCCTGCCGGGCTCGCCGCGGCGCACGGTGTTCACGTCGTCGCGCGTGGGCAGCCTCGACCGGCCGGGGATCCGCGCCTGCCGCGACGCCCTCGCGCGCGCCGTCGAGGTGATGGGGCCAGGCGGGGGCTGA